A window of Amycolatopsis australiensis contains these coding sequences:
- a CDS encoding nucleotide pyrophosphohydrolase, with protein sequence MTFDDVTERLRGFAAARAWEPYHTPKNLVMALSGEVGELTSLFQWLTPEESDAWREDPSLEAQVLDEIADVTLYLLQLADRLGVDLAAAAHAKIDRNELRFPPPD encoded by the coding sequence GTGACCTTCGACGACGTGACCGAGCGGCTCCGCGGCTTCGCGGCGGCCCGCGCCTGGGAGCCGTACCACACCCCGAAGAACCTAGTGATGGCGTTGTCCGGCGAGGTCGGCGAGCTGACCTCGTTGTTCCAGTGGCTGACGCCGGAGGAGTCCGACGCGTGGCGCGAGGATCCTTCGCTGGAGGCGCAGGTCCTGGACGAGATCGCCGACGTCACGCTCTACCTGCTGCAGCTGGCGGACCGCCTCGGCGTGGACCTGGCGGCCGCGGCGCACGCGAAGATCGACCGCAACGAGCTGCGCTTCCCGCCGCCGGACTGA
- a CDS encoding helicase-associated domain-containing protein codes for MTTADELLGRLAAMGRDELADVLGHRPDVLRDPWPRRLDVVAARLASAQSVNDAVLGLALPQVQVVRAVQVGYALGKRPMPVTEIARLLGAAPGRVESVVDELTARALLWRDSGGVTLPDLLRKNTFRAEGLGQPVADLLGEIGHMRRARLCRVLGLPEGLQNLVRFYRDGDRVRELFRTAPEPARKLLRDMADGVPEIDGVAPDGWPFEHGFLFATHHGGAVMPIEVALALRGPDHQLPFTPDEPGCPVTHVGTESAEATSSAAALRLLDRVSALLDLAAEPLPLLKDGTIGTRLVKKLAKETGATPPEIELALDLAAQAGLLLADEPPPARRGQQAPTLAPDPGLARPEPALLYRLLLTTWWDPVPPEYETDVATLVRHLVVRLLARLEPGTAIADVDALTTLAEWHAPMLPTEDFAGQVQDALSESELLGVVAHGAVTAAGRALLGDGKLVEVTGELVARARTTALFGTDLTAIVPGSPDARLAASLDRVADREAQGTATSWRFSPASVRRAFDQGTTAAELLGELRAIAAGELPQPLVYLVNDVARRHGEAQVHEVASVVVGEPAVLAELAAHRKLAKLGLHAVAPTVLTSTVDASGTLEALRDAGYAPTRHAADGSIVLPAREPAAPTAVIRDAQPADGPPDPLRHAERLLAAPATGPTLLRGQLARAMSDRYAGRLTPKQQQLCWQLEAGIPAEVVYRGDAGPVRLVIAYPELDGDVLDVWSLGDRGYRRLELARVDLA; via the coding sequence ATGACCACCGCCGACGAGCTGCTCGGCAGGCTCGCTGCCATGGGGCGGGACGAGCTGGCGGACGTGCTGGGCCACCGGCCGGACGTGCTGCGGGATCCGTGGCCGCGGCGGCTCGACGTCGTCGCGGCGCGGCTTGCCTCCGCCCAGTCCGTCAACGATGCCGTGCTCGGGCTTGCCCTGCCGCAGGTGCAGGTCGTGCGCGCCGTTCAGGTCGGGTACGCCTTGGGAAAGCGGCCCATGCCGGTCACCGAAATCGCGCGGCTCCTCGGCGCCGCTCCCGGTCGCGTCGAGTCCGTTGTGGACGAACTTACTGCGCGGGCCCTGCTGTGGCGCGACTCCGGCGGCGTCACCCTTCCCGACCTCCTGCGCAAGAACACCTTTCGCGCCGAAGGACTCGGGCAGCCGGTCGCGGATCTGCTGGGGGAAATCGGCCACATGCGCCGCGCGCGGCTGTGCCGGGTCCTCGGGCTGCCCGAAGGACTGCAGAACCTCGTGCGCTTCTACCGCGACGGTGACCGCGTGCGCGAGCTGTTCCGCACCGCGCCCGAGCCGGCGCGGAAACTGTTGCGGGACATGGCCGACGGCGTTCCCGAAATCGACGGCGTCGCGCCGGACGGCTGGCCGTTCGAGCACGGTTTCCTGTTCGCCACCCACCACGGCGGCGCCGTCATGCCGATCGAGGTGGCGCTCGCCCTGCGCGGTCCGGACCACCAGCTGCCGTTCACGCCCGACGAGCCCGGGTGTCCCGTCACGCACGTCGGCACGGAGTCGGCCGAAGCCACGTCGTCGGCCGCCGCCTTGCGGTTGCTCGACCGCGTCTCGGCGCTCCTCGACCTGGCCGCCGAACCGTTGCCGCTGCTCAAGGACGGCACGATCGGGACGCGCCTGGTCAAGAAGCTCGCCAAGGAGACCGGCGCGACACCGCCGGAGATCGAGCTGGCCCTCGACCTCGCGGCGCAGGCCGGGCTGCTGCTGGCCGACGAGCCGCCTCCGGCGCGTCGCGGCCAGCAGGCGCCCACGCTCGCGCCCGACCCCGGCCTGGCCCGGCCGGAACCGGCGCTGCTCTACCGTCTTCTGCTCACGACCTGGTGGGACCCGGTGCCGCCGGAGTACGAGACGGACGTCGCCACGCTGGTGCGGCACCTCGTCGTGCGGCTGCTGGCGCGGCTCGAACCCGGCACGGCGATCGCGGATGTCGACGCGCTGACCACGCTCGCCGAGTGGCACGCGCCGATGCTGCCGACCGAGGACTTCGCCGGGCAGGTCCAGGACGCGCTTTCCGAGTCCGAGCTGCTCGGCGTCGTCGCGCACGGCGCCGTCACCGCGGCCGGTCGCGCCCTCCTCGGCGACGGCAAGCTGGTCGAAGTCACCGGCGAGCTGGTCGCCCGCGCGCGGACGACGGCGTTGTTCGGCACCGACCTGACCGCGATCGTGCCGGGTTCGCCGGACGCCCGGCTCGCCGCGTCGCTCGACCGCGTCGCCGACCGCGAGGCTCAGGGCACCGCGACCAGCTGGCGGTTCTCGCCCGCCAGCGTGCGACGGGCGTTCGACCAGGGCACGACGGCCGCGGAGCTGCTCGGCGAGCTGCGCGCGATCGCCGCGGGCGAGCTGCCGCAACCACTGGTGTACCTGGTCAACGACGTCGCGCGGCGGCACGGCGAGGCGCAGGTGCACGAGGTCGCGAGCGTCGTCGTCGGGGAACCGGCCGTGCTCGCGGAACTCGCCGCGCACCGCAAGCTGGCCAAGCTCGGCCTGCACGCGGTGGCGCCGACCGTGCTGACGTCCACGGTGGACGCTTCGGGCACGCTGGAGGCGTTGCGTGACGCGGGGTACGCGCCGACCCGCCACGCCGCCGACGGCAGCATCGTGCTGCCCGCCCGCGAACCGGCGGCGCCGACGGCCGTCATCCGGGACGCGCAGCCGGCCGATGGGCCGCCCGATCCGCTCCGCCACGCCGAACGGCTGCTCGCGGCGCCGGCGACCGGGCCCACCCTGCTGCGCGGGCAGCTGGCCCGTGCGATGAGCGACCGCTACGCGGGCCGTCTGACGCCGAAGCAGCAACAGCTCTGCTGGCAGCTGGAGGCCGGCATCCCCGCGGAGGTCGTCTATCGCGGGGACGCCGGGCCCGTCCGGCTGGTGATCGCGTACCCCGAGCTGGACGGCGACGTCCTGGACGTCTGGTCGCTCGGCGACCGCGGCTACCGGCGGCTCGAGCTGGCCCGGGTCGATCTGGCCTAG
- a CDS encoding AAA family ATPase, with protein MPRLIHLNGPSGIGKSTIALSYAERHPGVLDLDTDRVVCLIGGWRDTFFQTFRAAQLLALAMAETHLRTGHDVVMPQLATRVADVEPFETAARQCGAEYREILLTAPKPVACARFAGRAAGGDATTRGVDDVVNELGGAAVVERIHDQLAAYLPLRPGCLVVPTGGRTPEQTYADVVALVDGVSAR; from the coding sequence GTGCCACGGCTCATCCACCTGAACGGGCCCTCCGGGATCGGGAAGTCGACGATCGCGCTCAGTTACGCTGAACGGCATCCCGGCGTGCTCGATCTCGACACCGATCGGGTCGTCTGCCTCATCGGGGGCTGGCGGGACACCTTCTTCCAGACCTTCAGGGCCGCGCAGCTGCTCGCGCTCGCCATGGCCGAGACGCACCTGCGGACCGGGCACGACGTCGTCATGCCGCAGCTCGCCACCCGCGTTGCCGATGTCGAGCCCTTCGAAACCGCTGCTCGGCAGTGTGGGGCCGAATACCGGGAGATCCTGCTGACCGCGCCGAAACCCGTTGCCTGCGCGCGGTTCGCCGGGCGGGCCGCCGGTGGGGACGCCACGACCCGTGGCGTCGACGACGTCGTCAACGAACTCGGTGGGGCCGCCGTCGTCGAACGCATTCACGACCAGCTCGCCGCCTACCTCCCGCTGCGGCCGGGCTGCCTTGTAGTGCCCACCGGCGGGCGCACGCCCGAGCAGACCTATGCCGATGTCGTCGCGCTGGTCGACGGGGTTTCCGCCCGCTGA
- a CDS encoding class F sortase, which translates to MRHPRLWPAVTAVAAALGAIFVVAAIFAFSPRPAVPLAPPSATPVEIAPATTATPSGGALPAAKPASLSIPAIGVRADGIKDLGLTPNGELEVPGDATTVGWFTGAPSPGEIGPAVLAAHVDYKHVPGAFFRLKELRPGEQAKVRRADGRTAVFTVYRVDRYAKAEFPTDEVYGDTAEPELRLITCGGEFDRSSGNYLDNVVVYARLTAVED; encoded by the coding sequence CGGCGCGATCTTCGTGGTGGCCGCCATCTTCGCCTTCTCGCCGCGCCCGGCGGTCCCGCTCGCACCGCCGTCCGCCACGCCCGTCGAGATCGCGCCGGCGACCACGGCCACACCCTCCGGCGGCGCGCTCCCGGCGGCGAAGCCGGCGTCCCTGAGCATCCCGGCGATCGGCGTGCGGGCCGACGGCATCAAGGACCTCGGGCTGACGCCGAACGGCGAGCTGGAGGTCCCGGGCGACGCGACGACGGTCGGCTGGTTCACCGGCGCGCCGTCGCCCGGCGAGATCGGGCCGGCGGTGCTGGCCGCGCACGTCGACTACAAGCACGTCCCGGGCGCCTTCTTCCGGTTGAAGGAGCTGCGTCCGGGTGAGCAGGCGAAGGTCCGCCGCGCGGATGGCCGGACCGCGGTCTTCACTGTCTACCGCGTGGACCGCTACGCGAAGGCGGAGTTCCCGACGGACGAGGTCTACGGCGACACGGCCGAGCCCGAGCTGCGGCTCATCACGTGCGGCGGCGAATTCGACCGATCGAGTGGAAACTACCTGGACAACGTCGTGGTCTACGCGCGGCTCACGGCCGTCGAGGACTAG